A portion of the Collinsella aerofaciens genome contains these proteins:
- a CDS encoding serine/threonine-protein kinase: protein MPLFSQHTARFSPDVPLEGTSSRELLKRYQPLETLATGGFGSIEICRDTHLRRRVAIKRIPLINGAGMPASDIMDVLREAHTAAMLQHPNIVQVIDFTHDTAYAYLVMEYVDGMSLAEFLHRVDGHSLTFDEAAAIADALGQALAFAHSNGVLHLDIKPANVLIDHSGNVKLTDFGMARLSSAGGFGGSRGGTIGYMPPEQLDIETGTVDERADVFALACVIYEGLCGSAPFMAATPADSLDRIIGGATYPSELIPHFPPGAEAALMSALSPMPQDRPNSIEAFCDQLLAGLGSVREGRRSLEQMVGELSDDEQELNDIEPSHYEDDAIEVDPALGWAGTRWSHARDYTMRAISALTCGTFSFLLMQTAGVAALPGLVVAAIAIGAAAGLAPQIGSAISAVGFLVLMANATMQAQGILSMLPVAVIFAAAMSGWWIAWGRTEAAASAALTCALALGCLTGNTFLAAGVAAGVASFWLGPASAAAATGMGVLFARLATVALSAGGVLGLSNVAAALGDPLLWAAFVLVATTAAASSALLNAHAKRADRGSNLAAIAAIAVTGIGCAAASCLAHHMEIASLAAAVAAKAAVAGTLSSIIVGICLYLLGYQRTYTESDLS from the coding sequence ATGCCGCTTTTCTCGCAACATACCGCCCGGTTCTCGCCGGACGTTCCTTTGGAGGGCACCAGCTCTCGCGAGCTGCTCAAGCGGTACCAGCCGCTCGAGACACTTGCGACCGGCGGTTTTGGCTCCATCGAGATCTGCCGCGACACGCACCTGCGCCGCCGCGTCGCCATTAAGCGCATCCCCCTTATCAACGGCGCCGGCATGCCCGCCAGCGACATCATGGATGTCCTGCGCGAGGCGCACACTGCCGCCATGCTTCAACATCCCAATATCGTGCAGGTCATCGACTTTACGCACGACACCGCCTATGCCTACTTGGTCATGGAGTATGTCGACGGTATGTCGTTGGCCGAGTTTTTGCATCGCGTGGACGGCCACTCGCTCACCTTTGACGAGGCCGCAGCCATTGCCGATGCCCTGGGTCAGGCGCTCGCCTTCGCCCATAGCAATGGCGTACTCCACCTGGACATTAAGCCCGCCAACGTGCTCATCGACCACTCGGGCAATGTAAAGCTCACCGACTTTGGCATGGCGCGACTGTCGTCCGCCGGTGGCTTTGGCGGCTCGCGCGGCGGCACCATCGGCTACATGCCGCCCGAGCAGCTCGATATCGAGACCGGCACGGTCGACGAACGCGCCGATGTCTTTGCCCTTGCCTGCGTTATCTATGAGGGCTTGTGCGGCAGCGCTCCCTTTATGGCGGCCACGCCCGCCGACTCGCTCGACCGCATCATCGGCGGCGCCACCTATCCCAGCGAGCTGATACCACACTTTCCCCCGGGAGCCGAGGCCGCGCTCATGAGCGCGCTCTCCCCCATGCCGCAGGACCGCCCCAACAGCATCGAGGCATTTTGCGACCAACTCCTTGCCGGTCTGGGCAGCGTGCGCGAGGGCCGTCGCAGTCTGGAGCAAATGGTTGGCGAGCTTTCGGATGACGAGCAGGAACTCAACGATATCGAGCCGTCGCACTACGAGGACGACGCCATCGAGGTCGACCCCGCGCTCGGCTGGGCGGGCACGCGCTGGAGCCATGCGCGCGACTACACCATGCGCGCTATCTCGGCGCTAACGTGCGGCACCTTTAGCTTTTTGCTGATGCAAACGGCCGGGGTCGCGGCGCTTCCCGGGTTGGTCGTCGCGGCTATCGCGATCGGAGCGGCGGCTGGCTTGGCACCGCAGATTGGCTCGGCCATCTCGGCCGTGGGCTTTTTGGTGCTCATGGCCAACGCCACCATGCAGGCGCAGGGCATCCTGTCGATGTTGCCCGTCGCGGTGATCTTTGCCGCTGCCATGTCCGGTTGGTGGATCGCCTGGGGTCGCACCGAGGCTGCCGCGAGCGCCGCGCTCACCTGTGCACTCGCGCTTGGCTGTCTGACTGGCAATACCTTCCTGGCAGCTGGGGTCGCCGCCGGCGTCGCGTCATTTTGGCTCGGCCCGGCAAGCGCCGCCGCGGCAACGGGCATGGGCGTGCTTTTTGCCCGTCTGGCCACGGTCGCGCTTTCAGCCGGAGGCGTGCTGGGGCTCAGCAATGTCGCCGCGGCGCTGGGAGACCCGCTCCTTTGGGCTGCCTTTGTGCTGGTCGCGACAACTGCCGCGGCGTCATCTGCGCTGCTCAATGCCCATGCCAAGCGTGCCGACCGGGGCTCAAACCTTGCCGCAATCGCCGCCATCGCCGTCACCGGCATCGGCTGCGCAGCGGCATCCTGTCTTGCACACCATATGGAAATTGCCAGCCTTGCAGCCGCGGTCGCCGCCAAGGCGGCAGTTGCGGGAACCCTATCCTCTATAATCGTTGGGATATGCCTATATTTGCTCGGATACCAAAGAACCTATACGGAGAGTGATCTTTCGTGA
- a CDS encoding FhaA domain-containing protein produces MNFLNIFEDHVAGIFGATRAPFSFKKLAKQAARDMEDQTLVINGVNTAPALYTILIAADDDPMLAPFYPELSREVREFVKAQAEKRRYVFVGEPLVRFMIDPQLRAGKFSVFAENVDAPTLGRLYEEERAYQNGLGQNNSAVSRAASAPRAGQQQFAAPQQQRPAAMPQQQPTPRAATPDPLATADPFAPSVPDPAAAPIPVPQTISRDALAGMGGAAATGAAVGLGAATGIASNMASTRAPQRPLAQLVDVVSGESHSITSAQVTIGRERSVSDIALRDPNVSRRHAQLTFTGSDWSIEDLNSTNGTLVNNRRITRCPLRNGDLLTFGLSTFEFRG; encoded by the coding sequence GTGAACTTCCTGAACATCTTCGAGGACCACGTGGCCGGCATCTTCGGTGCCACCCGTGCCCCGTTCTCCTTTAAGAAGCTTGCCAAGCAGGCCGCTCGCGACATGGAGGATCAGACTCTGGTGATTAACGGCGTCAACACGGCGCCGGCACTCTATACCATCCTGATCGCCGCCGACGACGATCCCATGCTCGCCCCGTTCTACCCCGAGCTTTCGCGCGAGGTCCGCGAGTTTGTGAAGGCGCAGGCCGAAAAGCGCCGCTATGTCTTTGTCGGCGAGCCCCTCGTGCGCTTTATGATCGATCCGCAGCTGCGCGCCGGCAAGTTCTCGGTCTTTGCCGAGAACGTCGATGCCCCCACGCTCGGCCGCCTGTACGAAGAAGAGCGCGCCTATCAAAACGGCCTGGGCCAGAACAACTCCGCGGTAAGCCGTGCCGCCAGCGCCCCGCGCGCCGGCCAGCAGCAGTTTGCTGCCCCGCAGCAGCAGCGCCCCGCCGCCATGCCCCAGCAGCAGCCGACGCCTCGCGCCGCCACTCCTGACCCGCTTGCCACGGCAGACCCCTTCGCGCCTAGCGTCCCCGACCCCGCCGCCGCACCCATCCCGGTGCCGCAGACCATCTCGCGCGACGCGCTTGCCGGCATGGGCGGAGCCGCCGCGACCGGTGCCGCCGTGGGCCTAGGCGCCGCAACCGGCATCGCCTCCAACATGGCGAGCACTCGCGCCCCGCAGCGCCCGCTCGCCCAGCTCGTCGACGTCGTGAGCGGCGAGAGCCATAGCATCACCTCCGCACAGGTGACCATCGGTCGCGAGCGCTCAGTTTCCGACATTGCCCTGCGCGACCCCAACGTGTCGCGCCGCCACGCCCAGCTCACCTTTACGGGCTCGGATTGGTCGATCGAGGACCTCAATTCCACCAACGGCACACTCGTCAACAACCGCCGCATTACGCGCTGCCCGCTGCGCAACGGCGATCTGCTGACGTTTGGCCTGAGCACCTTTGAATTTAGGGGATAG
- the dnaX gene encoding DNA polymerase III subunit gamma/tau: MESLYRKYRPLTFDSVVGQQHIVSTLEHAITEGRLSHAYLFCGPRGTGKTTMARILAKALLCRNAEAARAEGASGCIPDGTCEECELIAEGNHPDVYELDAASRTGVDNVREEIINSVNFAPVRGKYKIYIIDEVHMLTTAAFNALLKTLEEPPAHVIFVLCTTDPQKIPETILSRCQRFDFHRIGNEDIEHRLAYVCEQEGFDYDDEALAIVARHAKGGMRDALSTLEQLSVFGNGSVHADDARSLLGEVSDQILGEFSRAIADRDVAELYGLIRAQVEEGNDLLELTRDLVAHVRDVYVACVAGARAELFEGGSEQAEALAAEAAAFGEHPADRLARVLTVLDDAALEMRGASDVRLVLEIACTRLARPEADLTIEALAERVARLEAMVANAAVPASVAAAQAAAPAASVPAAAQQPTLISGARAAAPAASATPADTSARQGGMPWDRGAAAPSAQPAAQPASRAASAPASKPAASAPQPAAAPAPAPATAPAPKPQPNTAAQVAATGAAETPAVEDAGELQRKWAEVVERVKARQASYAGLLLNARATADDGSKLTVSFPAGSTFAIKMLGRADTQSVVLPTVCAVFGRRTVDYVLDGGGTPAPQHEEHSPSARAAVSADPQPVSSAAPVSSSASAPQQQATPVAASTPSAPKPAAAKSAASVPTPKPAAAPAPKSSDLGKAPWLRSDNPAGAPATGKLPTEPAPRAPERASAPKAQPSAQSAPWESEQVPYDDAMVGGFAGDASGDDLPPFDVPATASAPKPAAEAPAAPASDDAPAAPWESNPGAGSPFGHQGAAPSIPQTEDEAKDLIRSVFGQATIFKPVE; the protein is encoded by the coding sequence ATGGAATCGTTGTACCGAAAGTATCGCCCGCTCACCTTTGACTCCGTGGTGGGCCAGCAGCATATCGTCTCGACGCTCGAGCACGCCATCACCGAGGGGCGCCTGTCCCACGCCTACCTGTTCTGCGGACCGCGCGGCACGGGCAAGACCACCATGGCGCGCATTCTGGCCAAGGCGCTGCTGTGCCGCAATGCCGAGGCGGCGCGCGCCGAGGGTGCAAGCGGCTGCATACCCGACGGTACTTGCGAGGAGTGCGAGCTCATTGCCGAGGGTAACCACCCCGATGTTTACGAGCTCGATGCCGCAAGCCGTACCGGCGTGGACAACGTGCGCGAGGAGATCATCAACTCCGTCAACTTTGCCCCGGTGCGCGGCAAGTACAAGATTTATATCATCGACGAGGTCCACATGCTCACGACGGCGGCGTTCAACGCGCTGCTCAAGACGCTCGAGGAGCCGCCGGCACACGTGATCTTTGTGCTGTGCACCACCGACCCGCAAAAGATTCCGGAGACCATCCTCTCGCGCTGCCAGCGTTTCGATTTCCATCGCATCGGCAATGAGGATATTGAGCATCGCCTGGCATACGTGTGCGAGCAGGAGGGCTTCGATTACGACGACGAGGCGCTGGCCATCGTGGCGCGCCATGCCAAGGGCGGCATGCGCGACGCGCTCTCCACGCTGGAGCAGCTGAGCGTCTTTGGCAACGGTTCTGTGCATGCGGACGACGCCCGCTCGCTTTTAGGCGAGGTTTCGGACCAGATTCTGGGCGAGTTTTCCCGCGCCATTGCCGATCGCGATGTTGCCGAGCTCTATGGACTGATCCGTGCGCAGGTCGAGGAAGGAAACGACCTGCTGGAGCTGACGCGCGACCTGGTGGCGCATGTGCGTGACGTGTACGTTGCCTGCGTTGCCGGTGCCCGTGCCGAGCTGTTTGAGGGCGGCTCCGAGCAGGCCGAGGCGCTTGCTGCCGAGGCCGCTGCCTTTGGCGAGCATCCTGCCGACCGCCTGGCTCGTGTGCTGACAGTGCTCGACGATGCCGCACTGGAGATGAGGGGCGCGAGCGACGTGCGCCTGGTGCTCGAGATTGCCTGCACGCGTCTGGCACGTCCCGAGGCCGATTTGACGATTGAAGCTTTGGCTGAGCGCGTAGCTCGCTTGGAGGCCATGGTTGCCAACGCCGCCGTTCCGGCGAGCGTGGCTGCTGCTCAGGCCGCCGCGCCTGCAGCATCCGTACCCGCTGCTGCCCAGCAGCCGACGCTTATCTCGGGTGCCCGAGCTGCCGCTCCGGCGGCATCTGCTACCCCCGCTGATACGTCCGCGCGCCAGGGTGGTATGCCTTGGGACCGTGGTGCTGCCGCTCCGTCGGCTCAGCCGGCTGCTCAGCCGGCGTCTCGTGCTGCGTCCGCACCGGCGTCCAAGCCTGCGGCGTCCGCGCCCCAGCCCGCCGCTGCCCCGGCTCCCGCACCTGCCACCGCTCCGGCACCTAAGCCCCAGCCCAACACCGCCGCCCAGGTTGCCGCCACCGGTGCTGCCGAGACCCCCGCGGTCGAGGACGCCGGCGAGCTCCAGCGCAAATGGGCCGAGGTCGTCGAGCGCGTCAAGGCTCGTCAGGCCTCCTACGCAGGGCTTTTGCTCAACGCCCGCGCCACGGCCGACGACGGCTCCAAGCTCACGGTCTCGTTCCCTGCGGGCTCGACTTTTGCCATCAAGATGCTCGGTCGCGCCGACACGCAGTCGGTGGTCCTGCCGACGGTCTGCGCGGTCTTCGGTCGTCGCACCGTCGACTATGTTCTGGATGGGGGTGGCACGCCGGCTCCTCAACATGAGGAGCATTCTCCATCTGCACGGGCTGCGGTATCTGCGGACCCGCAACCCGTGTCCTCGGCGGCCCCTGTATCCTCGAGTGCCAGCGCGCCGCAGCAGCAAGCGACGCCGGTAGCGGCATCGACCCCGTCGGCGCCTAAGCCAGCCGCGGCCAAATCGGCTGCTTCGGTCCCCACGCCCAAGCCTGCCGCTGCGCCTGCGCCCAAGTCATCCGACCTGGGCAAGGCCCCCTGGCTGCGCTCGGACAACCCTGCCGGCGCTCCCGCCACGGGCAAGCTCCCGACTGAGCCTGCGCCCCGCGCGCCCGAGCGCGCGTCCGCTCCCAAGGCTCAGCCGTCCGCGCAGTCTGCACCGTGGGAATCCGAGCAGGTGCCCTACGATGACGCCATGGTCGGCGGCTTTGCAGGCGATGCGAGCGGGGACGATCTGCCTCCGTTCGACGTGCCGGCCACGGCGTCCGCGCCCAAGCCCGCTGCGGAGGCACCCGCGGCCCCCGCAAGCGACGACGCCCCCGCGGCTCCCTGGGAGTCCAACCCCGGTGCGGGCAGCCCCTTCGGCCATCAGGGCGCAGCCCCGAGCATCCCGCAGACCGAGGACGAGGCCAAAGACCTCATCCGCAGCGTCTTCGGTCAGGCCACCATCTTCAAACCGGTGGAGTAG